The genomic stretch GTTACCTAACATAATCTGCGACTTCTTCGCAATTGTATAATACATATACATGGGCTTGAGCACTTGATATGTCATCGAGATTAATTGGTTCTCCATTTCCCACGCCTAACGAACGACCTTTGTTAGAAAACAACTTTGAAGGAAAAACTTCATCGTCATTAGGATCATCATCATTCCGAGGTCGCTTATTAAGTCTTGTCCGCACACCTCCATGCAAGTATCTTGAGCAGAAAGTTAAGCACTCTTCAGCCAGATATGCCTCTGCAATAGAACCTTCGGGGCGACTTTTGTTGCGTACATACGACTTTAATGTACACATGTACCTTTCTGGAGGATACATCCAACGAAACTGCACCGGACCACCCAATCTCACCTCATTTGCTAAATGAATAGGAAGATGAACCATTATGTCAAAAAAACTAGGGGGAAAGATCCTCTCAAGGTGGCATAATGTTTCCACAATCTCTGACTCCAGTCGATCTATCTCTTCCAGTGTGATTAACTTTTTGCATATGCGACGAAAAAAGGAACTTAGTCGAATCAACGGAATGGCTATGTGATCAGGAAGGATGCTTTTAATCGGTATTGGTAGTAAGTAGTGTAGCAAAAAATGAGCATCGTGGGTCTTATACCCAGAAATTTTTCTTTCTGCTAGATGTACACACCGTGAGATATTCGAAGCACTACCATCAGGTAGCTTTGTTGTTTTCAAAACACCACAAAAAATTGACTTCTCTGCAGCAGTCATAGAAAAGCATGCCTTTGCCAACTTTGTTCTCTTGCCATTATTCACCTCCTTTGGTTGTAGATTTTTCCAAATCCCCAAATCTTTTAAGTCATATCGAGCATTCAGATGATCCTTTGTCTTGCCTGGGATATCCAAAAGAGTTCCAATTATACTGTCAACGATGTTCTTCTCTATGTGCATGACATCTAAGTTGTGACGCAGCAGGTTCTTGTGCCAGTAAGGCAATTCAAAGAAAATTGATCTTTTTTTCCAATTCCATGGGAAACTATTACATGTACTTTGCTTCTTCCCGAAAACATTCTCAACATTTTGTAGCATCTCAAAAATTTCCGTTCCTTCTATAACAGGTGGAGGGGGTCTTAATTCTTGCTTCCCATTAAAAGACCTTGTATTGGTTCTCCATGGATGATCCATGGGTAAAAAGACACGATGGTCCATATAAACTGTCTTCCGACTATGTTTTAGTTGTAGAGAAGAGGTATTTTTGTTGCAACAAGGGCAAGCCAATTTTCCCTTTGTACTTCACCCAGACAACATAGCATACGCAGGAAAATCATTAATTGTCCACAAAAGAGCTGCCCGCATTTGAAAGGTCTCATTCTTTGATGCATCATAAGTTTCCACCCCTATTTCCCACAACAACTTCAAGTCTTCCATCAATGGTTGTAGATACACGTCAATATCTTTGCCAGGTGATTGTGGCCCAGGGATAAGCAAAGAAAGCATACAATATTCAGGTTTCATGCACATCCACGGAGGCAAGTTATATACCATCAACATTACGGGCCACGTGCTCCATGAAATATTCATGCTACGAAATGGGTTGAACCCATCACTTGACAAGCCTAGTCTAATATTGCGTGATTCTTTTGCAAAATCTTCATTCATTTCATCAAAGTTCGTCCATGCCAGTCCATCAGCAGGATGCTTTAACGTCCCATCTTTAATGCGCTCCTCATCATGCCACCTCAGACTAGCTGCCGTTTTTGAGCACATAAATAATCGCTGAAGTCTTGGAATTATAGGAAAGTATCTCAGAGTCTTTGCAGAAATAGGACGACCTTTCTTGTGAGGTTGGTTCTCGCTATTATCACTAGAATTTTCAGTATATCGAGATGTTCCACATACACGACATTGTGTTTCATCCTTTAGTTCTTTCCTATACAGGAGGCAATCATTAGGACAagcatcaatttttttataatccaGACCTAAATCTCTTATCATAGCCTTCGTCTTATGGAAAGATGGAGGTATGTTAATTTCAGGCATTGCCTCTTTCAATAGCTCTAGAAGGGAAGTGAAGGAGGCATTGCTCCAACCGTGCAAACACTTTAACAAGTACAGGCGGATTGTAAAAGATAATGTAGAAAATTTCTTGCAGCCCGGGTATAACTCTTGACTTGCCCcatcaattaaattataaaacttTTTAGCCTCTTCATTTGGACCTACAGTAACACCCTCAGCATGATCTCCAAATGCATCATTAAGCAGTCCTTCGATGTCATCGCGTGCACCTTCATCATCCGTGTCATCATCAACCACCATCGGGATTGTCCATTCCCCGTGATTAATCCATGTTCTATATCCCTTAACAAATCCGTCGGCTACTAAATGGTCAAACACCACATCTCTTCTATACCACTCAATGTTACAACACCTCTTACAAGGACATTGAATTTGTTGTCCGTCCGGTTCTCCCTCAGAGTATGCAAACTCTAAGAAACTAATAACACCATTGATATACTCTTCGCTATACCTCGGTAGATCCATCCAATCCTTCGGCATATCACAAAACCTAATcgataattattaaatttttttggagaAAAATTTATAGGGGGTCGCAAAGTGAAGATAACAAGAGTAGAGGAGGAAGGGTGTTATGAAATGGCTCCTAATCTTTTAGAAGTAATTCTCTAAACATTTTACTAGAAACTCGCTGAAGCAAAACAAattaagaaaaacaaagaatttatagtacataaataataagttaaattgCAACTTCATAACTAATAAAGCAATCAAAGTGGAGCTACACATGAATTAATAGTATAATaataaagtgaaaaaaaaagtatgcaTTGTACCTTGCCATGACACGATGAAAGTGATCTTTCCTTCCTCTTTGCAGGTGGGGATACTGAAGGCAAAACTTCTGGTTCCTTGATCTTGGTCTTCCTTTTCTTATAAGGAAATATTTTAGCCCTAATGTCTTGTAAATTATGGTCTGCCCTGCATACAATTAACAGGAGCCCGTGAATACAAGACATGGAATTTCTAAGTCCTATAAAACATATTATGCATATAATCCCTTATCCCTTATAAGAATAAATTATCCTAAGCTAATATGATTTGAGACAAGGAGACATGTCCTTATATAAACATCAACTTTCAGCAAGGATCAAAGCTGCAGAGTCCAGAATAAATCCACATATAAGATGCAAGCAATCTTGATGCAAATTCTTAGCTATTGGCAATATGTACACAATCTCAGTGCAAATTCTATGCTCCTGGCACTATTTACAGAATCTCGATGCAATGCAATAGCAGGTGATACTACTTTCACTAAATAATATTCTTTgccaaaattcaaataattatcGGTAATAAAGCTTAAGGTAGATgcaaaaaagaaaatgttatgaataACATTTCTGAAAGTAGGGAAAAGATAGTAATAATATATACGTAGCTGCATGTTTCTTGTTTTAGAGATGAGAAAGAGGTGGGGAGGAAGCCGAAGCAGaataaccaaaataaaaaaacaaacaaacaaatataAATTATGCTGCCGGACATTAGAGCCTTATCTTTGTTCTCTTGGGTTCCATACAAAGAAGCAATAAACCATACAAATTGCGAAAGAAAGTTAGCAGTCGGAGACAACAAGTAACCTGAGTTTTTCCACCGGAAGGCAGCCTAGATCAATGTTGCACACAGGACAGCAAACTAGTATATAGATTCCTTGATTTGTTCTGTGTTACTCTCTGACAATAGCACCTACACCTTAATAATAGGGTATCTCTTCTTCCCACTTACCAAACACCCATCACATTCACGGGCTACAACAAAATAACACTTTATTACTTATTACTTCTTACCActctaattatttaattaaataatattcttCTGCTCCATGATCCACTCCAGCATCCAatcaatattatatatatacatagttCATGATATTCATAACTAGTGTACCTTTGTTTGGCTATTCCATAATGGGAATGGCTCTTTCGGAAAACAGAGCACCCAAGGTCTCTATTTTGCTCTGTTTCGTGGCTCTGTTCTTCAGCTCCAGTGGAGTTGGGGCACAGAATTCTCCGGTGTTCGCTTGCGATGTGGCCAAGAACCCTGCATTGGATTTAGAGTATGtctatttaatttgttttagaTGTCATCAATAAGTTAACTTATTAATCGATCTATCTAGCTCCTTTGTTAAAAGTTCTCTTGTTTCATCTTTACAACGATGCTCTTGAAAAATGTGAAAGTATCCTTGGAAGCAATGCAACTATATATCCAGTTTTCAAAGAGTGTTCTTTAATAATGAAAAGAGTTGTAATAATAGTAATTTTTAGGGAAACAGTTCTAATTAACTTTATGCAAGCTGATTTTTTCACACAAATTTGAAGGAATCAAGAAATTTTAAGCGGAGAGAGTTTTAATGTTTCCTTTTTTCAGTCAAATACTTCAGatttaattcattttaaatttcattGGGTTTTGACTTTTTTATTACTATAATTAAAGAGACCAAAGAAATAAAGGCCACCTCTCTTTAATCTAATCCTGTTTAATTACATGCAGTTTCTTGAATCTCAATCAACAAAGATTAAAGTTAAAGTAGACAAACAATAATCATTTCTAGCTTAATTAGATAGCaccaaaattattatatatggtATTTCTTGCTTTGATGAAGTAGCATAATAGATAATGTCAGAGATTTTATGCTCCAACTTGGAAAGGTTTAAGTGGAAAAAGCATCAGAAATATCTTCACTTGAGGTGATTTAAgtggaaaaaattaaaaaaaaaaaggtttacCAGAATGAGCAAATTTATTGAGACGGGTGTGCCTACTCAAATGCTGCGTTTCTTGTTGAGATCAAAGAGCCAGAGAGGGAGAGATCAAAACAATCTAAAGCTCATGGCAGCCACCAAATTTTGCTCCTGAAAAGGAAACACAATTTCGGACGAAGAAAATTATTAATCCTCAACATGCATTTGGATTCAGTATCAATTAATCCTAAAGATGATCAATTCGATCTATGATTTGCTTGCTTATTATGCCTTAACTTTGTAAACTAACTACCAGAGTTGGCCTTGGATTATTGATATCCTAGCACGTTATATAAAgttattaaatctttttttattttattttttcaaaaacgAAAATCTGTAATAATGAAATGAGAGGTCTAATCACATCAAAATCTGGAAAGGCTCCCAATAATTGATGAAGAAAGGGGCTCCATGACTTCCTAACACTAGAAATGACCCCTGCcattggatcaagaaaaaaaataaaaaaagaaaaatggccATCATTCACCCCATAACATGCTCAGTCGTATCCATAGggttaattattaaaaatcacATTATCATAAATATAGTATTAGTATTCAAATTTAAAAGGCTGGTGAGAAGTATGTATATTTTGGAGAGTAATAACTAATAGGGGAAGGGTAATTATTGGGTCAGAAGGGAATTTTTTACAGAGTTAATTGTGATATATATGTCAGTTAACTGCATCAATTGTCGCTTCATActgaaaacaaattaaaatggTAAAGTGGTTGCACTTTGAATCAAGTATTCAGTCAGAAAGACTTTAgccaaaacaagcaaaaagaataaataaaagcacTCCTCAGAATCCTGACAATAATTGATTAACATATAGTCACATATAAAGAGAGAAGGAGGTAACTTCAATACTTCATCCTAATCCTTTTTACAAAACCCAGAGTATAACTAATCCATTACAAGCACCAAGCTCACTTGTGTTAGGGCAAAACAAAAACCATTCTTATTTCTTAGTTAGCAACAAAAaactttatgtttgtccatatATATTTTCTAACAATAATGTTCCACATTTCCATTATATGTGCCTAATAAGAAAATTCTACATTACTGTTGAGTTaagtatttatatttaatacaTAATATATGTCAAAATAGTTTAACATAAATAATCCAAAACAACTACCCTAATACTAATGATTGTCATGCATCTAAAATGATTGTCATGCATATTGGAATCTGAGAAAAGCTGTTAAATTGAAATCTACTGGAAATAAGCGTGCAAAGCCTTCCAAACTTGAGGACAAGGATCATGCAGataattcaaaggacaaagacCATGCAGATAATTCAGAGAACATTGTTACTATTTCATCAAATGAAGATGCAaaacaaattttgaaagatATGTCGTCTGCAGAGCAAAGTGATCTATTTGCTATTGTTACATTTAAACGTGAAAATTTATGTTCAGAGTCGGCACCCACCAGGAAAGCAATATGATACAATTCATTGGTGAGTTGCTGCCAACTTATTCATTGAGAAAACAGAAACGGAAACTGAAAACAGAGAAGGAGAAGCCAATTTATTCATTGAGAAATCACAGAAACAAAAACTTATTAACGCTAAATTTGGTTTCAGTCTCAGAAACAAACCCTAAAATACCACAAATCTTCATCAACAACAGCATGCATGTTATCAAATTACAGTTCACAAACCCATATTTCACAGATTAAAACCCCCAAATTAAAACCCCTAAAATAGGAACCCTAACCTTCTAATCGATTTCTGAAGCAAATACAAATCAATACATACCTATTCAATGATGTGAGCATAGCGAAGATGAGAAGCACGGAGATGACGATGGCGACAGCGGCGCAGCGACGATCGTGAGAGCGGCTCCGCGAGGATGGTGACGGTGGCACAACGACGATAGCGAAGAGGAGTGTCAGTCAGTAGTGGGGAGTGGGGGGTGACTCGGGTGTGGGGGGTGAGTGGGGAGTGGGGGGTGACGACGGTCAGTGGCTTCTACTTCGCGATGAAAGGTGACGAAGGTGATTTGAGGGAGCTTTCAGGAAAAAGCTAAGTGACACTGAGGGTTTACTAGGGGACGAAGGTGATGATGAGTTTTACTAAGTGCACGTGTGATGGGTTTGCTTTCAGGAAAGAGCTAGGAAAAAATTTCACTAAGTGTCAAATTGTTTTCTCTGGATACATTAGGCATCGCTTTTTAAGTGCacccaaaacttaaaaaatagGCTACTCTTTAAAAGCGTCTCCTTTGATACGAAAAGTGAAGCTATAGATATCAACCTACagctacgctttataagtgatttctatattatctaaggctacgctttttaaatgatgccacatttgtgtatccttttctcttataaaaaggcaacacggagaaaagcgtagcctattctatgaataggctacgcttttcaaatgtagcttaaaaaaagtgtggctgaatgggtatttttcttgtagtgatggAGAGCCATTTGAGGGGTGCTTTCATGACTTCCAGAGGTGgtacatggtgcacgaaattgtgatcacacttttcacaactccgcaaaactaaccagcaaatgcactgggtcgtccaagtagtaccttacgtgagtaagggtcgatcccacggagattgtcggcttaaagcaagctatggttatcttgtaaatcttattcaggagattaatgataaaaattattttgtttatgaaaagtaaataacatgaaataaatgatacttgtgattcagtaatgaggaacatgttgaggtttcggagatgctctatcatctgaatctctactttcctactatcttcttctccaaacacgcatggcttccttccatggcaggctgtatgatcctctcagtgaaaatggtccaagtACGGTTTctgcacggctaatcaactgtcggatttctcgtctcggatgaaaaatatcaggcacagctaccggacggctaatcatctgtcggttctcacttgtgttggaataggatctctctatccttttgcacactgtcactgcgcccaacattcatgagtttgaagctcgtcatagtcatccccttccagatcctactcggaataccacaaacaaggtttagactttttggatctcaagaatgctgccaattggttctagcctctaccacgaaggttctaatctcacaGACTCGGTCCGTGGATCTGAGacccaagagatacgcactcaagcggtcacccaatgactacgttgaggGCAGATAGaatgggagtggttgtcaggcacgcgttcataaggttgaggataatgatgagtgtcacggatcatcatattctccATTTTGAAGTcgagtgagtatcttagaatagaatcaagcgtgattgaatagaaaacaatagtaattgcattaatccattgaaaCACAGCAGAGTTCCTCACCTCcacctatggggtttagagagtcatgtcgtagaagatacaatatgaaatgtaaaaaatgtcataagttctaaatgaatctctaaaagtagtttttatactaaactagtaacctaggtttacagaaaatgagtaactaagtgcagatagtgcagaaatccactttcggggtccacttggtgagtgtttgggctgagcttttaagctttcatgtgcatagaccatccttggagttaaacgccagtttgggtgccagtttgggcgtttaactccagttttggtgccagttctggcggtttacgctagaaaagggtttctggctggcgtttaacgccagtttgggccatcaaatctcggataaagtatggactattaaacattgctggaaagcccaagatgtctacctTCAAACGCAATTGAGATcatgccaattgggcttctgtagctccagaaaatcaactTCTAGCGCAGgcaggtcagaatccaacagcatctgcagtcctttctcagcctttgaatcagattttcgctcaggtccctcaatttccgtcagaaaatacctgaaatcacagaaaaacaaacaaactcatagtgaagtccagaaatgtgatttttgaataaaacttaataaaaacataacaaaaagtgaattaaacatgctaaaaactatatgaaaacactatcaaaaagcgtataaaatatttgctcatcacaacaccaaacctaaactgttgcttgtctccaaccaagtagacaaataaaataggataaaaagaagattatGGTGCAATAAAATCTCAGAGTctttggtgcatgaaattgtgatctcaatggcgccaacaacttggtacgcacaattgtaatctcaactctttttcacaactttgcacaactaactagcaagtgcactgggtcgtccaagtaataaaccttacgtaagggtcgatcccacggagattgttggcttgaagcaagctatggtcatcttttaaatctcagtcaggcggattcaaatggttatggagttttaataatttaaaagataaataaacatgaaataaagatagagatacttatgtaatttattggtgggaatttcagataagcgtatggagatgcctcattccttttgaatctttgctttcctattgccttcatccaatcctttatactcctttccatggcaagctgtatgttgggtgtcaccgttgtcaatggatacgtcccgtcctctcagtgaaaatggtcctctacggtttctgtacggctaatcaactgtcggattgcccgtctcggatgaaaaataccatgcacagatatcgtatggctaatcagctattggttctcgattgtgtaggaataggatttactatccttttacgtctgtcactacgccctatagtcgcgagtttgaagctcatcacagtcatcccatcccagatcctactcagaataccacagacaaggtttagacttttcggatctcaagaatgctgccaattgattctagcttataccataaAGATTCGaatctcggattcagatgccTCCTTGTCAGAGGagagtcgatgtgaatcgttgattagaaacccaagagatatacattcaagcttgtcttcatgtagaacggaagtggttgtcaatcacgcattcataagtgaaaACGGTGATAAGCGTCACAtaattatcacattcatcatgttcttgtgtgcggatggatatcttagaataagactaagcatgaattgaatagaaaacagtagtactttgcattaatactcgatgaacggcagagctccacaccttaatctatggtgtgtagaaaccccactgttgaaaatacataagtgataatggtccaggcatggccgaatggccagcccccataaaagtctaagataacataaaactgatcaaagatccCCGATActatagtaaaaggtcctatttatatcagactagttactagggttacaaaaataagtaaatgatgcagaaatccacttccgggcccacttggtgtgtgcttgggctgagcattgaagctttcacgtgtagaggtcttccttggagttaaacaccagtttgtaacttgtttctagcgtttaactctgctttgcaacttgtttctgatgtttaatgccagaatagggcagaaagctggcgttaaatgccagtttgcgttGTCTAAACTAGGGCAaaatatgaactattatatatttctagaaagccttggatgtctacttttcaaagCAATTAAGAGTGCGCCATTCGGACTCCCGTAGCTCCAAATAtgtcatttcgagtgcagggaggtcagaatccaacagcatcagtagtcctttgtcagcctctgagtcagatttttgctcaggtccctcaatttcagctagaaaataccgaaatcatagaaaaacacaaaa from Arachis stenosperma cultivar V10309 chromosome 9, arast.V10309.gnm1.PFL2, whole genome shotgun sequence encodes the following:
- the LOC130949736 gene encoding uncharacterized protein LOC130949736, translating into MGVWADHNLQDIRAKIFPYKKRKTKIKEPEVLPSVSPPAKRKERSLSSCHGKDWMDLPRYSEEYINGVISFLEFAYSEGEPDGQQIQCPCKRCCNIEWYRRDVVFDHLVADGFVKGYRTWINHGEWTIPMVVDDDTDDEGARDDIEGLLNDAFGDHAEGVTVGPNEEAKKFYNLIDGASQELYPGCKKFSTLSFTIRLYLLKCLHGWSNASFTSLLELLKEAMPEINIPPSFHKTKAMIRDLGLDYKKIDACPNDCLLYRKELKDETQCRVCGTSRYTENSSDNSENQPHKKGRPISAKTLRYFPIIPRLQRLFMCSKTAASLRWHDEERIKDGTLKHPADGLAWTNFDEMNEDFAKESRNIRLGLSSDGFNPFRSMNISWSTWPVMLMVYNLPPWMCMKPEYCMLSLLIPGPQSPGKDIDVYLQPLMEDLKLLWEIGVETYDASKNETFQMRAALLWTINDFPAYAMLSG